The Seleniivibrio woodruffii genome window below encodes:
- a CDS encoding ABC transporter permease yields the protein MLKYIASRLLGMIPLLFGITLICFFVIHLAPGDPAQFLASMNPKFSETAYQKFEKMYGLDKPVHEQYIMWLKRVAVLDFGESFSPDGKTVTSKILERMPVTIYLNVAGMILIFLIALPLGVWSAYRQNSIFDKSVTVFVFIGFAVPTFWLALLCMYYFGVIKGWLPISGLTSYNFDQLSPIGKVWDIAWHSFLPVLLSVFGGLAGLSRFARNSMLEVLGEDYVVSARARGLSENTVVFRHALKNAMLPVVTILGLSVPGLIGGSVIFESIFGIAGMGQLFYQAVMARDYPVVMGILVMGAVLTLIGNLIADICYGLVDPRIRYGKK from the coding sequence ATGCTGAAATATATCGCCTCAAGGCTTTTGGGGATGATTCCGCTTCTGTTCGGGATCACCCTGATATGTTTCTTTGTTATACATCTTGCTCCGGGCGATCCCGCTCAGTTTCTTGCGTCCATGAACCCGAAATTCTCCGAAACCGCATACCAGAAGTTCGAAAAGATGTACGGTCTGGACAAACCTGTCCATGAGCAGTATATCATGTGGCTCAAGCGTGTGGCTGTTCTGGATTTCGGAGAATCTTTCAGCCCTGACGGAAAAACAGTAACATCAAAAATTCTCGAAAGGATGCCCGTAACGATATATTTAAACGTGGCGGGAATGATCCTCATATTCCTCATAGCTCTGCCGTTGGGGGTCTGGTCGGCCTACAGGCAGAACAGCATATTTGATAAAAGCGTAACGGTCTTTGTTTTCATCGGCTTTGCGGTTCCGACCTTCTGGCTGGCACTCTTATGTATGTATTATTTCGGAGTGATCAAAGGCTGGCTGCCAATATCAGGCCTCACCTCATACAACTTTGACCAGTTGTCGCCCATAGGCAAGGTCTGGGATATCGCATGGCATTCGTTCCTGCCTGTTCTGCTCTCAGTTTTCGGCGGACTGGCGGGGTTGAGCCGCTTTGCCAGAAACTCAATGCTTGAGGTGCTCGGCGAGGACTATGTAGTCAGTGCCAGAGCCAGAGGTCTTTCTGAAAACACTGTGGTCTTCCGGCACGCCCTTAAAAATGCGATGCTTCCAGTTGTCACTATTCTGGGGCTTTCTGTTCCGGGGCTGATAGGCGGAAGCGTCATTTTTGAATCCATATTTGGCATAGCGGGAATGGGACAGCTCTTTTATCAGGCAGTAATGGCCAGAGACTATCCGGTGGTGATGGGGATACTGGTGATGGGTGCGGTGCTCACTCTCATAGGCAATCTTATCGCAGATATATGCTATGGTCTGGTGGATCCGAGGATCAGATATGGCAAAAAATAG
- a CDS encoding peptide-binding protein, translating into MIKKILVLLLAAAVFGCGQKKSGESGEPEVSRKRNVPNAVYGDAMVESLLGDATGLIYNITSDSASHDVAGKIYNGLVKYDQNLTITGDLADWWEVLDDGKTIIFHLNQDVRWHDGKPFTAEDVEFTYKFMIDDKTPTSYDADFRLVSKLEVIDKYTVKVSYDEPYAPALISWGMPMLPKHLLQGQDVKKSPLLRRPVGTGPYKFLEWKAGDSITLVANDDYFLGRPYLDRYIFRIIPDTATTFLELLNGAVDIMSLTPLQWSKQTDSNPRFKQQYDKHKYLASSYEYVGYNLRKPMFQDKRVRQALSYATPKQDIIKGIRFGMGVEATGPFKPGTIWYNPDVKKYDYNIEQAKKLLAEAGYKDTNGDGIVEKDGKPLKFELITNQGNSVRTSTAEVLQKSWEKVGVKVEIRVLEWATFINEYINKQKFDAVMLGWNITNDPDLYDVWHSANCGGQKLNFICYKNAEFDKLLIEGRKEFDTEKRKEYYFKAQEILAEEQPYTFLYVPDALVAVNKRFHEVQPAPAGIGYNQEDWWVDKDKQKYSFQK; encoded by the coding sequence GTGATTAAAAAGATTCTGGTCTTACTGCTGGCGGCGGCCGTTTTCGGCTGCGGACAGAAAAAATCCGGTGAATCAGGTGAACCTGAGGTCTCACGCAAACGTAATGTACCCAATGCTGTCTACGGAGACGCAATGGTGGAGTCTCTGCTCGGCGATGCCACAGGACTCATCTACAACATTACGTCGGATTCCGCATCACACGATGTTGCGGGCAAGATCTATAACGGACTTGTGAAATATGATCAGAACCTTACCATAACAGGCGACCTTGCCGACTGGTGGGAAGTGCTCGATGACGGAAAGACGATCATCTTCCACCTTAATCAGGATGTCAGATGGCATGACGGCAAACCCTTCACAGCGGAGGACGTCGAGTTTACCTACAAGTTTATGATAGACGACAAGACACCCACGTCATACGACGCAGACTTTCGTCTGGTGAGCAAGCTGGAGGTAATCGACAAATACACCGTTAAGGTGTCCTACGATGAGCCGTATGCCCCTGCCCTTATCAGCTGGGGAATGCCCATGCTTCCCAAACACCTGCTTCAGGGACAGGATGTGAAAAAATCCCCTCTGCTCAGAAGACCTGTGGGCACAGGCCCTTACAAGTTTCTTGAGTGGAAGGCCGGAGATTCCATCACCCTGGTTGCAAACGACGACTATTTCCTCGGAAGACCCTATCTGGACAGATACATCTTCCGCATAATACCCGATACTGCCACAACATTTCTGGAGCTTCTGAACGGAGCGGTGGACATAATGTCGCTCACGCCTCTTCAGTGGTCAAAACAGACCGACAGCAACCCCAGATTCAAACAGCAGTACGACAAGCACAAATACCTCGCTTCAAGCTATGAATATGTGGGCTATAACCTCAGAAAACCCATGTTTCAGGATAAGCGTGTCCGTCAGGCTCTTTCATATGCAACACCGAAACAGGACATCATAAAGGGAATCCGCTTCGGAATGGGAGTTGAGGCCACAGGCCCCTTCAAACCCGGAACCATATGGTATAACCCCGATGTCAAAAAATATGACTACAACATTGAGCAGGCGAAAAAGCTCCTCGCCGAAGCCGGATACAAAGACACTAACGGCGACGGTATTGTGGAAAAAGACGGCAAACCACTCAAGTTCGAGCTTATCACCAATCAGGGCAACAGTGTCCGCACCAGCACGGCAGAAGTTCTGCAGAAAAGCTGGGAAAAGGTCGGTGTTAAGGTTGAGATCCGCGTGCTTGAGTGGGCAACCTTCATAAACGAATACATCAACAAACAGAAGTTCGATGCGGTCATGCTGGGCTGGAACATAACCAACGATCCCGACCTTTATGACGTGTGGCATTCCGCCAACTGCGGCGGCCAGAAGCTGAACTTCATCTGCTATAAAAACGCCGAGTTCGACAAGCTCCTCATAGAAGGGCGCAAAGAATTCGACACCGAAAAACGCAAAGAATACTATTTTAAGGCTCAGGAGATACTGGCTGAAGAACAGCCTTATACATTCCTCTATGTTCCCGATGCACTGGTGGCTGTGAACAAACGCTTCCACGAAGTGCAGCCCGCTCCCGCTGGCATAGGCTACAATCAGGAGGACTGGTGGGTTGATAAAGACAAGCAGAAATACAGCTTCCAGAAGTAA